A single Vibrio sp. YMD68 DNA region contains:
- a CDS encoding Cof-type HAD-IIB family hydrolase, whose product MYKLIALDMDGTLLNSNKQISDKTKLAISAARNKGVKVVLASGRPLDGMVDKLEELGINGDNEFVLYYNGSVVKELGNQGIIRKQIIDGKAAKEVAELAKKYGLNVHAFSEEHGLITPKNSEYTQLEATINGLSLTEMDFSTLEDDHPIIKAMIVGEPSKLTQAISLLPKALHQRYTIVQSAPFFLEFLSLGSNKGLGVESIANYLGLDSSEVICVGDAENDNHMLSYAGMGVAMGNAMSETKALATYIAPSNDEDGVADVIEKFILSS is encoded by the coding sequence ATGTACAAACTCATCGCGCTCGATATGGATGGCACGCTACTCAATAGCAACAAACAAATTTCGGACAAGACTAAACTCGCCATCTCGGCGGCGAGAAACAAAGGTGTAAAAGTTGTTTTGGCTTCCGGCCGACCACTTGACGGTATGGTCGATAAGTTGGAAGAGTTAGGCATCAATGGCGATAACGAATTCGTTCTATACTATAACGGTTCTGTGGTCAAAGAGCTCGGAAACCAAGGCATCATTCGTAAGCAAATTATCGATGGCAAGGCAGCAAAAGAAGTGGCTGAACTGGCTAAGAAATATGGCCTAAATGTCCATGCATTTAGCGAGGAGCACGGTTTAATCACGCCGAAAAATAGTGAGTACACTCAGCTAGAGGCAACGATTAACGGACTCAGCCTGACAGAAATGGATTTTTCAACATTAGAAGACGATCACCCGATCATCAAAGCAATGATTGTTGGTGAACCGAGTAAATTAACTCAAGCTATTTCACTGCTACCAAAAGCGTTGCACCAACGCTATACCATCGTTCAGAGTGCCCCGTTTTTCCTCGAATTCTTAAGCTTAGGCAGCAACAAGGGCTTAGGGGTCGAATCGATTGCCAACTATCTAGGCCTAGATTCGAGTGAGGTTATTTGTGTGGGTGATGCTGAAAACGATAACCATATGCTAAGTTACGCAGGTATGGGGGTAGCGATGGGTAATGCAATGAGTGAAACAAAAGCATTGGCTACTTATATTGCCCCTAGCAACGATGAAGATGGCGTAGCAGATGTGATCGAAAAGTTCATCCTGTCGAGTTAA
- a CDS encoding OmpA family protein, translating into MNKHLIPLLVTASFFSSHTLAEEEYSYIATPVATQLDDLLDDDRDGVINARDLCVETPLASEIDNDGCETYIDSKQEMKLNILFANDSYELNSVFLNQIRVMTEFMTNYPSTSIELQGYASKVGNPEYNLKLSEKRAETIRKELISNGLSHTRIDIVGHGASSLAAYGDDEQSHALNRKVEATVVGFKGSVKEAWTIFDKIEK; encoded by the coding sequence ATGAACAAGCATCTTATCCCTTTACTTGTGACAGCATCATTTTTTTCTTCGCATACACTCGCAGAGGAAGAATACAGCTACATAGCCACACCAGTCGCCACGCAATTAGACGATTTACTCGATGACGACCGTGATGGTGTTATTAACGCAAGAGATCTGTGCGTAGAAACACCGCTTGCGTCAGAGATTGATAATGATGGTTGTGAAACCTACATCGACTCCAAGCAAGAGATGAAACTGAATATCCTTTTTGCTAACGATTCTTATGAATTGAATTCGGTCTTTCTGAATCAAATACGAGTGATGACCGAGTTTATGACCAACTACCCATCAACCTCGATCGAACTTCAAGGGTACGCCAGTAAAGTCGGCAACCCAGAGTACAATTTGAAGCTATCTGAAAAACGTGCTGAGACGATTAGAAAAGAACTTATTTCAAATGGGCTAAGCCATACTCGTATCGATATTGTCGGTCACGGGGCAAGCTCTTTAGCGGCTTATGGTGACGATGAACAAAGTCATGCACTCAACCGGAAAGTAGAAGCCACCGTTGTTGGTTTCAAAGGCTCGGTGAAGGAAGCGTGGACTATCTTTGACAAGATCGAAAAGTAA
- the queE gene encoding 7-carboxy-7-deazaguanine synthase QueE → MYKINEMFETIQGEGYFTGVPSVFVRLQECPVGCAWCDTKQTWDALESDERTINEILVKTEDNPLWCSISAEGIVEQYQHQGYTAKHVVITGGEPCIYDLRPLTEAFEQMGCRCQIETSGTFEVKATESTWVTVSPKVAMKGKLPIIDSALERADEIKHPVGTQKDIDHLDELLGRVTIDQKTVIALQPISQKTRATELCIETCIKRNWRLSVQTHKYLSIA, encoded by the coding sequence TTGTATAAGATAAACGAAATGTTTGAAACGATTCAGGGCGAAGGTTATTTCACCGGTGTACCTTCAGTTTTTGTTCGGCTTCAAGAGTGCCCAGTGGGATGCGCTTGGTGCGATACGAAACAAACATGGGATGCGCTTGAAAGCGATGAACGCACAATCAATGAAATCTTAGTCAAAACTGAAGATAACCCATTATGGTGTTCGATTTCTGCTGAAGGCATAGTCGAGCAATACCAGCATCAAGGCTATACTGCAAAGCATGTAGTGATTACGGGTGGTGAGCCCTGTATCTATGACTTACGTCCCTTAACTGAGGCGTTTGAGCAGATGGGGTGTCGCTGCCAGATTGAGACCAGTGGAACGTTTGAAGTAAAAGCAACCGAAAGCACCTGGGTGACAGTGTCACCAAAAGTCGCAATGAAAGGTAAGCTTCCTATTATTGATTCTGCACTGGAACGTGCTGATGAAATCAAGCATCCGGTTGGCACGCAAAAAGATATTGATCACTTAGATGAACTGTTAGGTAGAGTGACAATCGATCAAAAGACGGTGATTGCTTTGCAACCAATTAGCCAGAAAACACGAGCAACCGAACTGTGTATAGAAACGTGCATAAAACGGAACTGGCGATTGTCGGTGCAAACGCATAAATATTTAAGTATTGCCTAG
- the queC gene encoding 7-cyano-7-deazaguanine synthase QueC, which translates to MKKAVVVFSGGQDSTTCLVKALQEFDEVHAITFDYGQRHRLEIAIAQDLAKELGATAHKVMDVTLLNELAISSLTRDDIPVSHELQDNGLPNSFVPGRNILFLTLAGIYAYQIGADTVITGVCETDFSGYPDCRDEFVKSMNTALVLGMDRTFEISTPLMWLNKAETWAMADRYDALELVRNKTLTCYNGVIGDGCGDCPSCDLRQSGLDEYLQNKEQVMKQYLSKASE; encoded by the coding sequence ATGAAAAAAGCGGTAGTAGTATTCAGCGGAGGCCAAGACTCCACCACATGTCTGGTCAAAGCGTTACAAGAGTTTGATGAAGTCCATGCCATTACCTTTGATTATGGGCAAAGGCATCGCTTAGAGATCGCCATTGCTCAAGATCTTGCTAAAGAGCTGGGCGCAACGGCACATAAAGTCATGGATGTGACTCTCCTGAATGAACTCGCAATCAGTTCATTAACCCGTGACGATATTCCTGTTTCTCATGAGTTACAAGATAATGGCTTACCTAACTCATTTGTGCCTGGAAGAAATATTTTGTTTCTCACGCTCGCTGGCATTTATGCGTATCAAATTGGTGCAGACACGGTGATTACAGGCGTTTGTGAAACCGACTTTTCTGGTTACCCGGATTGTCGTGATGAGTTCGTTAAATCAATGAATACTGCGCTCGTACTCGGAATGGATAGAACGTTTGAAATATCAACCCCGCTAATGTGGCTCAACAAGGCCGAAACCTGGGCAATGGCTGACCGATATGACGCGTTAGAATTGGTGCGAAATAAGACGCTTACGTGTTATAACGGCGTAATAGGCGATGGATGTGGTGATTGCCCATCTTGTGATTTGAGACAATCAGGACTTGATGAGTATCTACAAAACAAAGAACAAGTAATGAAGCAATATCTAAGTAAGGCTTCGGAGTAA
- a CDS encoding bifunctional NUDIX hydrolase/phosphatase PAP2 family protein: protein MIKRILLLVLSSFSLLFATLLIAQESITQEMPDSIRGALCMVKANDKVVLVNEILTQQISLPGGTIDPGEHPSLTAQRETWEETGLVVTVGDVLGYTNTAVIYDCISDSEIIAYEYNNELDGNTMPIWFAPHYGIEVSSAMLLLPELLPNERYRYPEQWHDIKEMHQHATDQSVTFVSELIKAAPELNQSQLHWIVSMQQSVASLPSAIAAAVEVANGLLNQLTKPWMLLIILPILYWRFGKEFNYKVFFAITATSLLCLVAQQGFAIPRPHAYIPAIDMSHSYGFGFPSLPIAIWFCIAGLVYKQIDNELKQRFVTGFLSLVLLVGLCQFYSGSAFIWDMLIGALLGILVAWHIIRLEGKPDVDLMSVICSRGLWIAVSVGAVALTVIWPLPVFTSWIAITITMLGLVLSLDRDKQTISFKQLLIIIVFLLSANQLLLFLASFVSYSSLLSLMMESIRFPILIICYAGLVRKFSQ, encoded by the coding sequence GTGATTAAGCGGATACTGTTGCTTGTCTTAAGCAGTTTTTCACTATTGTTTGCAACGCTATTAATAGCACAAGAATCAATAACTCAAGAAATGCCAGACTCTATTCGTGGTGCGCTTTGTATGGTGAAAGCGAACGATAAGGTTGTGTTAGTCAATGAGATATTAACCCAACAGATTTCGCTGCCTGGCGGTACCATTGATCCAGGAGAGCACCCAAGTTTAACGGCCCAAAGAGAAACCTGGGAAGAAACAGGCCTGGTCGTAACGGTCGGTGACGTACTGGGTTATACCAACACAGCGGTTATCTATGATTGTATCTCAGATTCAGAAATCATCGCTTATGAATACAATAACGAGCTCGACGGCAATACGATGCCAATTTGGTTCGCACCGCATTACGGGATCGAAGTATCAAGTGCCATGTTATTGCTACCAGAGTTGTTACCCAATGAAAGATACCGCTACCCAGAGCAATGGCATGACATCAAAGAGATGCATCAACATGCAACGGATCAATCCGTTACCTTTGTCAGCGAGCTCATAAAAGCAGCGCCTGAACTGAACCAATCTCAGCTGCACTGGATTGTGAGTATGCAACAATCCGTCGCCTCATTGCCGAGCGCAATAGCAGCGGCTGTAGAAGTTGCTAATGGGCTATTAAACCAGCTAACCAAACCTTGGATGCTACTGATCATCTTGCCTATTTTGTATTGGCGATTTGGAAAAGAATTCAACTACAAAGTGTTCTTTGCAATCACGGCCACTTCTTTGCTGTGCTTAGTTGCCCAGCAAGGCTTTGCTATTCCTAGACCACATGCTTATATCCCAGCGATTGATATGTCCCACAGTTATGGATTTGGCTTTCCTAGCTTACCGATTGCTATTTGGTTTTGTATCGCAGGGTTAGTGTATAAACAGATTGATAATGAGTTAAAGCAACGCTTTGTTACTGGGTTCCTATCGTTGGTTCTGTTGGTAGGCTTATGTCAGTTTTATAGCGGAAGTGCGTTTATTTGGGATATGCTGATTGGAGCATTATTGGGCATACTTGTTGCGTGGCATATTATTCGATTGGAAGGCAAGCCAGATGTCGATTTAATGTCGGTAATCTGCTCTCGAGGGCTTTGGATTGCTGTCAGCGTAGGGGCAGTCGCGCTGACCGTCATTTGGCCATTACCGGTCTTTACTTCCTGGATCGCCATTACGATCACAATGCTTGGTTTAGTGCTCTCGCTTGATCGCGATAAACAAACGATTTCATTCAAGCAGCTACTAATTATAATCGTATTTCTTCTATCGGCGAATCAGTTACTTCTTTTTCTTGCTTCTTTCGTTTCTTACAGCAGCTTATTGTCACTGATGATGGAATCTATCCGTTTCCCTATTTTGATCATATGCTATGCGGGACTGGTACGTAAATTCAGCCAATAG
- a CDS encoding TolC family outer membrane protein — MNWNRISAVSVLIAASFPGYSQTLEQAVANTLKTNPEIAASYNEFISKRYLADASGGAYLPSLDLDAGIGYEAIDPAQNNPDTELTRKEATLTLTQLLWDGSATLNDMDRTAADAESIRFQLLADAQDIALEVTKIYLDATKAFDVLSLSESNLATHKKIYIDIKKRVESGIGSTADMSQVEARIAKAHGNLLAAQNNLFDVHTQFKRIVGEAPAGLIFPMADQIAIPFTIDEALNSAFEKHPVIKVAQADVDAAKFQYKQSKGVNYPTLSIEATQTWYDDAGGTEGSSDEFAAMLRLRYNLFNGGSDSDRIDSYAYQLNKAKDFRDRTYRTVEEGLRLSWSALDLTVQQKDFLSDHVDSASETVISYEKQYQLGKRTLLDLLNTENELFEARKGYLDAKYDEQYAKYRVMNATGNLLSALRVSTPGEWHQEVDY; from the coding sequence GTGAACTGGAATAGAATTAGTGCTGTTAGTGTTCTAATCGCCGCAAGTTTTCCGGGCTATAGCCAAACATTAGAGCAGGCGGTTGCTAACACGTTAAAAACCAACCCAGAGATAGCGGCTTCATACAATGAATTCATCAGTAAACGCTATCTAGCCGATGCATCAGGCGGAGCCTATCTTCCTAGTCTCGATCTTGATGCAGGGATTGGGTACGAAGCGATCGATCCTGCGCAGAATAACCCTGATACCGAATTAACCCGAAAAGAAGCAACGTTAACATTGACCCAGCTGTTATGGGATGGCTCTGCGACCTTGAATGATATGGACAGGACAGCAGCCGATGCTGAATCTATCCGTTTTCAACTTCTTGCTGACGCACAAGACATCGCGCTTGAGGTGACAAAGATTTACCTTGATGCGACAAAAGCGTTTGATGTACTAAGCCTGTCTGAAAGTAACCTTGCAACACATAAAAAAATCTATATCGATATTAAGAAGCGCGTAGAGTCAGGGATTGGTTCAACCGCGGACATGTCACAAGTAGAAGCTCGTATAGCAAAAGCGCACGGTAACTTACTTGCGGCGCAAAATAATCTTTTTGATGTGCATACTCAGTTTAAGCGCATCGTTGGTGAAGCTCCCGCAGGTTTGATTTTCCCAATGGCCGATCAAATTGCCATTCCATTTACTATTGACGAGGCGCTCAATTCGGCTTTTGAAAAACACCCTGTTATTAAGGTGGCTCAAGCTGATGTCGATGCGGCGAAGTTCCAATATAAACAGTCTAAGGGTGTGAATTACCCAACCCTATCCATTGAAGCGACTCAAACTTGGTACGATGACGCTGGCGGTACTGAAGGAAGCAGTGATGAATTTGCAGCCATGCTTCGTTTACGTTACAACCTATTTAATGGTGGCTCTGATTCTGACCGTATCGATAGCTATGCTTATCAGTTGAACAAAGCTAAAGACTTCCGTGATCGCACCTACCGCACTGTTGAAGAAGGTTTAAGACTCTCTTGGAGCGCTTTAGATCTTACGGTACAACAGAAAGACTTCTTATCTGACCATGTTGACTCGGCTTCTGAAACTGTTATTTCGTACGAGAAGCAGTACCAACTAGGAAAGCGTACGTTACTTGACCTATTGAACACTGAAAATGAGCTTTTCGAAGCGAGGAAAGGATACCTTGACGCCAAATATGATGAGCAATATGCCAAGTACCGAGTGATGAACGCAACCGGTAATTTGTTATCAGCGCTACGAGTGTCAACGCCAGGCGAATGGCACCAAGAGGTGGATTACTAA
- a CDS encoding propionyl-CoA synthetase, whose protein sequence is MSKNNKTQNIKSAYQEEYQWSQTDPKSFWGTQAENIDWFESPKTVLESDENGIERWFPDGILNTSWLALDYHCENGRGEKTALIYDSPVTGTQREYTYLEMRNQVAKVAGMLAEQGVSKGDRVVIYMPMIPEAAMAMLACARLGAIHSVVFGGFAPSELAVRIEDAEPKVVITASCGIEINKVLPYKPLVDRAIMDSRWKPETVVVVQREQCIAELNLERDIDWDSSVAQALPHACVPVLATDPLYILYTSGTTGKPKGVVRDNGGHAVAMKYSMSTIYDMPQDGVFWAASDVGWVVGHSYIVYAPLIHGCTSILFEGKPVRTPDPGAFWRVCEQYKVDVLFSAPTAFRAIKKEDSEGALLTQFDLSNLKTVFMAGERLDPPTLEWVQSKTKKPVIDHWWQTETGWAIASNPTGIERMPIKAGSATKAVPGYQVEILNEVGESLPENQQGFVALKRPLPPGCLPTVWRNHDRFESGYLSQFPGYYVSGDGGYLDEEGYLYIMGRIDDVINVAGHRLSTGEMEEIVGGHPAIAECAVVGIHDDLKGQLPLGLVVLKDGVKIDDLALEGELVGKVRNEIGAVACFKHALVVERLPKTRSGKILRRVIRQIADGEQYTVPSTIDDPSSLTEIERVLSES, encoded by the coding sequence ATGTCTAAGAATAATAAAACTCAAAATATAAAATCGGCCTATCAAGAAGAGTATCAGTGGTCACAAACGGACCCTAAATCGTTTTGGGGAACACAGGCGGAAAATATCGACTGGTTTGAGTCGCCTAAAACGGTGCTTGAATCCGATGAAAATGGTATCGAACGATGGTTTCCTGATGGAATATTGAACACCAGCTGGCTCGCGCTTGATTATCACTGTGAGAATGGAAGAGGCGAGAAAACCGCCCTAATTTATGATTCTCCAGTGACAGGAACACAGCGAGAATACACGTATTTAGAAATGCGTAACCAAGTTGCAAAAGTGGCGGGCATGTTAGCAGAGCAAGGGGTGTCGAAGGGCGATCGTGTGGTTATTTATATGCCTATGATTCCAGAAGCGGCAATGGCAATGCTAGCTTGCGCAAGACTTGGGGCAATTCACTCTGTTGTGTTTGGTGGGTTTGCACCGAGCGAGTTAGCGGTTCGAATAGAAGATGCGGAACCTAAGGTGGTGATTACGGCTTCGTGCGGAATCGAGATCAACAAAGTGCTGCCTTATAAGCCTCTGGTAGATCGGGCGATTATGGACAGTCGCTGGAAACCTGAAACAGTGGTGGTCGTTCAACGAGAGCAATGCATCGCTGAGTTGAACTTAGAGCGAGACATCGATTGGGACAGCAGCGTAGCGCAAGCTCTTCCCCATGCGTGTGTGCCTGTTTTGGCGACCGATCCTCTTTACATTCTTTATACCTCAGGAACCACGGGCAAACCTAAAGGCGTTGTTCGCGATAACGGCGGACACGCGGTCGCTATGAAGTATTCCATGAGTACGATTTATGACATGCCCCAAGATGGTGTTTTTTGGGCGGCCTCTGATGTCGGGTGGGTGGTCGGCCACTCTTACATTGTCTATGCGCCGCTCATTCATGGGTGTACCAGCATTCTATTTGAAGGGAAGCCGGTAAGAACCCCAGATCCAGGTGCGTTTTGGCGAGTGTGTGAGCAATATAAAGTGGACGTTCTGTTTTCAGCACCTACCGCGTTTCGTGCAATAAAAAAGGAAGATTCGGAAGGCGCATTGCTGACACAGTTTGATCTCTCTAATTTGAAAACGGTGTTCATGGCGGGTGAACGTTTAGATCCGCCAACACTAGAGTGGGTGCAATCTAAAACGAAAAAACCGGTGATCGATCACTGGTGGCAAACAGAAACAGGGTGGGCGATTGCGAGTAACCCGACAGGCATTGAACGAATGCCAATTAAGGCTGGCTCAGCAACAAAAGCAGTGCCAGGTTATCAGGTAGAAATACTCAATGAAGTTGGTGAGTCACTACCAGAAAACCAGCAAGGCTTTGTTGCGTTGAAGCGCCCATTGCCACCAGGCTGTTTGCCGACGGTGTGGCGCAATCATGATCGTTTTGAAAGTGGCTATTTGAGTCAGTTCCCTGGCTACTATGTGTCTGGTGACGGTGGGTATTTGGATGAAGAGGGCTATTTATACATCATGGGTCGGATAGATGATGTCATCAATGTCGCTGGGCACCGCCTATCAACCGGAGAAATGGAAGAGATTGTTGGAGGCCATCCAGCGATTGCTGAGTGTGCCGTTGTTGGTATTCATGACGATCTTAAAGGTCAGTTACCTCTTGGTTTAGTGGTATTGAAAGACGGTGTGAAAATCGATGATCTCGCATTGGAAGGAGAGCTCGTTGGTAAGGTTCGTAACGAAATTGGCGCAGTTGCATGTTTCAAACACGCGTTAGTGGTTGAGCGATTACCCAAAACGCGTTCAGGTAAAATTTTACGTCGAGTAATTAGGCAGATTGCAGACGGAGAGCAATATACGGTTCCATCAACGATTGATGATCCGAGTAGCCTCACTGAAATCGAACGGGTGCTGAGTGAAAGCTAG
- a CDS encoding GNAT family N-acetyltransferase: MTPILFSAAKPSDLEQLNRLMFDLHHEHHQSCPEFFKTACEIEQEKSIARYLDDPECLVFVARDNQDVVGFVTGHFCELVSSVSKPIQMGSVDELYVRPQYRQRKIAHQLCETLNQRFKEYGVVQIFVEVWDFNAAALEFYNQLGFEHHIHWLRKAI, encoded by the coding sequence ATGACTCCAATTTTGTTCTCTGCAGCCAAACCATCAGACCTAGAGCAATTGAATCGGTTGATGTTTGATCTACACCATGAACACCATCAATCTTGTCCTGAGTTTTTTAAAACGGCCTGCGAAATCGAACAGGAAAAGAGCATAGCTCGCTACTTAGATGACCCTGAGTGTTTGGTATTTGTGGCTAGAGATAACCAAGATGTCGTCGGTTTTGTTACTGGGCATTTTTGTGAATTAGTGTCGAGTGTCAGTAAACCGATTCAGATGGGCAGTGTGGATGAGCTTTATGTTCGGCCCCAATATAGGCAGAGAAAGATTGCTCACCAACTGTGTGAAACGCTGAATCAACGCTTCAAAGAATATGGGGTGGTTCAGATATTTGTTGAAGTTTGGGATTTTAACGCGGCGGCATTAGAGTTTTATAACCAACTTGGATTCGAGCACCATATTCATTGGTTACGCAAAGCAATATGA
- the prpF gene encoding 2-methylaconitate cis-trans isomerase PrpF yields MKQTKISATYMRGGTSKGVFFKLEDLPQSAQVPGKLRDELLLRVIGSPDPYGKQTDGMGGATSSTSKAVIVSKSHQSDHDVDYLFGQVAIDKPFVDWSGNCGNLSAAVGPFAVERGLIDASRIPQNGVVEVKIWQVNIGKTIVAHVPIVGGEVQELGDFELDGVTFPAAEIQVDFLNPADGSGSMFPTGNLIDELVVPDVGAFNATFINAGIPTIFVDAESIGYTGTESQEAINGDEKALAMFESIRAYGALRMGLIHDIEEAKSRQHTPKVAFVSPAKTYVSSSGKTVSCDDIDVVVRALSMGKLHHAMMGTAAVAIASAACVQGTLVNLAAGGNKIESVTFGHPSGVLKVGAKASQGRQGWTVDRATMSRSARVLMEGKVCVPFGISH; encoded by the coding sequence TAGAGGATTTACCTCAATCGGCTCAAGTGCCCGGAAAGCTGCGAGATGAACTGCTACTTCGAGTCATCGGCAGTCCTGATCCTTATGGCAAACAAACGGATGGTATGGGCGGGGCGACGTCAAGCACCAGTAAAGCCGTTATTGTATCGAAAAGTCATCAAAGTGATCACGACGTTGATTACCTCTTTGGGCAAGTCGCGATAGACAAACCCTTTGTTGATTGGAGTGGTAATTGCGGAAATTTATCTGCCGCGGTCGGGCCATTTGCAGTGGAAAGAGGGCTCATTGATGCATCGCGTATTCCTCAAAACGGTGTCGTGGAAGTCAAAATATGGCAGGTCAATATTGGTAAAACCATTGTGGCTCATGTACCGATTGTTGGTGGAGAAGTGCAGGAACTTGGGGATTTTGAACTCGATGGGGTGACTTTCCCAGCCGCTGAAATTCAGGTGGATTTTTTGAATCCAGCAGACGGGAGTGGATCGATGTTTCCAACTGGAAACCTGATTGATGAACTAGTCGTGCCCGATGTTGGGGCATTTAATGCGACGTTCATAAATGCAGGCATCCCCACTATCTTTGTTGATGCAGAATCTATCGGTTACACCGGAACAGAAAGCCAAGAAGCGATCAATGGTGATGAAAAGGCATTGGCAATGTTTGAATCCATAAGAGCGTATGGGGCACTGAGAATGGGGCTAATTCACGATATTGAAGAAGCAAAATCTAGACAACACACGCCTAAAGTAGCGTTTGTCAGCCCGGCCAAAACCTACGTCAGCTCGAGCGGAAAAACCGTTAGCTGCGATGATATTGATGTCGTTGTGCGTGCGCTTTCTATGGGAAAACTTCATCACGCTATGATGGGCACAGCAGCCGTGGCCATCGCTTCGGCAGCATGTGTACAAGGCACGTTGGTTAATCTGGCGGCTGGAGGAAACAAGATAGAATCCGTTACATTTGGCCACCCCTCTGGCGTATTAAAGGTAGGCGCGAAAGCAAGCCAAGGGCGACAAGGGTGGACGGTTGATAGGGCGACCATGAGTCGAAGTGCCCGCGTATTGATGGAAGGGAAAGTGTGTGTCCCTTTTGGCATCTCACATTAA
- a CDS encoding DUF2750 domain-containing protein, producing the protein MTKLTADIQANLELFVTETCQNKLVWGLRNEEGWLACDSSEFEQSEVMPFWSSKEDAQRHNVEEWSDFEILEIPLDIFVEDWLLTLAEDGVLIGTNWNESLEGKEIEPSDLAKLYLEKVVN; encoded by the coding sequence ATGACTAAATTGACCGCCGATATCCAAGCTAACCTAGAGCTATTTGTAACAGAAACCTGTCAGAACAAATTGGTTTGGGGCTTACGAAACGAAGAAGGTTGGTTAGCGTGTGATTCAAGTGAGTTCGAGCAAAGTGAAGTAATGCCTTTTTGGTCTTCAAAAGAAGATGCACAACGCCATAATGTTGAAGAATGGTCTGACTTCGAAATACTAGAAATCCCACTCGATATTTTTGTAGAAGATTGGCTACTGACTCTTGCTGAAGATGGCGTTTTGATTGGCACTAACTGGAACGAATCTTTAGAAGGTAAAGAAATTGAGCCTTCCGATTTAGCGAAACTCTATTTAGAGAAAGTCGTCAACTAA